CAGCTCCGGCTTCAGACTCACCTTAGCAGCCTCATATCCCAGGTTCATCCACTGTGGGGTGGCAAAATGCACAGTTTCCGACACACTGTAGCCACAGCAGACCTTGGACACAAATGTCCCGGGGAAGCAGACCACAAACTGACCGCTCTGCTGGACGGTGCGGTGGACCTTGATACCCTCTCGACAAAGCACCTCTGGAGAGATCATGATGTTCTTCTCCAGCATCTCCAGCCCAGGGGTCCCGTTGGCCTGCAGCAGTGTGTGAACCACCTTGTCAAGCTTCACCTTCTCCTCAGCAGGAATAGAATACCTGGTAGGGCGAGAGAGGACCAATCATGCAAGAGTGTGTGTTATGCTGGACATCGGCTGGGCTGTGTAACCCCTCAGCTTTGAACAGTCAGAGTTAGGTTGGTCTGCCTCAAAAGGTTAGAGAAAGATTGAGAGCAAGAATGAGATCCTAAAGAGGTGGCTTTCCTGTGGGGATCATAGCCTGTAGACAGACTGCAGGTAGAGCTCTGTGGTTTCATCTGTCAAATGGAGGATGTTGATTGCATATTAGAATGATACCTATTTTTAACAGATTCACTGGAAAACTAAGTACTCTGGGAATAGTGTAACAGACTTATGCTTGTCCTAGGTCATCCCAAATTAGCACTTCCTGTAACTTTCGGACATTCAGACAGAATGAAAAGATGAGTGGAACATTCATACTTCAAGATAGCAGGCAGTCAATTATGATGATTATGACTTGCCTTCATCTCAGGAACCTCCTAGCACATTTCTACTCACCTGTGTCACCACCAATGGGCAGGTAGCACAcatggggagggaggggttgggCTGGTGGATGTCTAAAGCCACCGCCCTTTCTCAAACCCTTCATTACCATTACATTCAAGTTGGGCTAATGCAAAGAGATTAAACATTGCCTTCATAACAGGTCAATACGCAACACACTAACGCCTGTGGCTTTCGCTGCCACCCAGTCATTTCTTGTTGTAAGTAAATGTAGCTCTAATGCGAGCCACTTTGGCATCAATACATATTTTCAAAAGACTGGCGTGTGTTCAATGAAGGTGGAATTTGATCAGCTAATTACAAGTCTGATCCGAGTTATCAATGGCATTATGTTTTATATCACGTATTCCATGTCACCTTAGAAAAACCACATGTCTTTGTACATTACACATGTACCtgtgaggaggaagagagaccCAGAGGTGGTCATGTTGGGATACTTACCAAATGCAGTCAGCACCAGTGTGTAAGTAATCAATGTATGGAAGGCGGTTTTGGTCTCGAGACCAGCATGAGGTAGAAAAGACCATGCCAATGTTCAGCCAAGGAATGGTGACCCCTACGGGGAGAGAAAAGTCCGTTTTTACATAGCAGACACCACAACAGGCATTACGTTGTCTCAGAAAGACATGTGCCTCAGGGGTGAGGATGACGGGTTGGAAATCTCACCGGGCACAGCTCCAAGATGCCGCAGAATGGATCCAGAATTATTAGGGAGGACAGTGAGGTTCCATCCATGTCTGAAACGGAGAGAAGAACAGTCATTACACAGTGGCCAGTCAAGAGATATATGTTTTAACTCTATGGTTATTACGCCACGCATTACTGTGTTTAGGGTGTGATGACATTGGGTTCTTACTTAGAAAATGGCTCTGACTTTCCCACGGGGAAGCCACTTCCGTGTGTGTTGGTGTCCACTTTCCCATAATGCACGGCCACATGGCAGTGCCTCTGCTCCACTATCCTCCAGTATTCTTGCTGTAAAGGAAGACAAATAGGAGAAGCGATAGATAAATCTGCGTactgaacaaaacaaaaaaatgtacagTGACTAATAAATGGAGGTCAATGGAATGCTACAGTAGTGAGCTGACCTCTACATGAAGGCCAGTAGGGATTGAGACTAGTTCCATTCTTACCTCGACCTCGGCAGCCCCAGGCTCTTTGTTAAAGCACATGATCATGGTGTTCCTGGCTATCCTGAAGAAGTTGGTGAGCGATACAGATTTCCCCTGCAACAAGAGAAGCCACATCAGGACAGTACAGCTAGCATCAAACAAAGTCAGGTACCCTGTAAACGCACGTACTGTATCGCAAGTCTCTGCAGCTGCATGTCTGTCCTGAAAGTTTCCGAGCTTGACTGTAGTTAATATGAACCTTAGCCGGGACACCTCAGAATGAAGGGGTGTTGATAGTCTATAAATCTGCCTGTACCGTCCCTGGATTTAATACCCCGCTGAAATacaccctctcctcacccctcttctATGTGAGagctaggttactgtactgaactcACATCTCATGGGTCTGCTTGTGTTGGGGATTTGGTTACAAGAAAAATAAGGAAAAGATTGAAATGGAATCCAGACTAGAACAGTGTTTGAGATGTCATGATCAGACAGGTTCAGAGGAAGGAGACGGTTAGAAACAACACCACAGTCAGGCTCTTCCATGGGAAGAGCAGCAGGGGCAACATCTGGGTCATGaagctatggtgtgtgtgtgtgtgtgtgtgtgtgtgtgtgtgtgtgtgtgtgtgtgtgtgtgtgtgtgtgtgtgtgtgtcgatgtcTGGGCAGGGGTAACAGAGGCAGAGCAGAACGATGTTGAGTAGAGAGGCAGTGGCCTGCTGTCTGTGGGTCCATTTCACCCAGCTCAGCACTGACCTACATTCCATCagctagaacagaacagagcaggcaGACAAACAGGAAGACTGGAGCTACACTACCAGGTTTGCCTTGTAGCACGAGCAGAGCATGAGAATAATGAACAAAAACACTCATTTAAAAAGGATGTGCAAAGTTGTTGCCCTTGCATCACCTTGTAAATACACTTGTGCTGGTCGCTGAGAACCCccttctcctcatcctcatcttcctcctgcTGTGTCATTTCCCCATTCCTCTTTTCCTGAGAGAACAGCCTCCGGCGTCCCACTTTGAGCTGCTGACTGTCCAGCTCCTTCAGCCGGCTGCACAGCTGACCGTTGCTGTGCTGCACCAGACTGCCGGCCAGCCCGTTCTTGGGCTCGTAGCGTGGCAGGGTCAGGCTCCTCTCCGTGTGGCCCTCCAGGGGCCCCCTGCGGCGCTCCAGGCCCTCCTTCTCCTGCAGCACCTCCCTCTCCAGGCGCCGGTGCTCCTCTAGGGACAGAGAGTCATAGGACAGTAGGTATTGGAGGTAGGACTCCTGCAGCTTGGCCAGCCGGTCCTGGGCTGACTTGGGGATCCGCAGCAGATCAGCTAGTTTACTCCACTTCTTCAGGTCCATAACCTGCTGCATGCCGCCCATGTCATTAATTAGCTGGAAGAACCGAGCCAGGTCCACCTCGCAGCCACCTGGGGGGAAGAGACAGATCGATGGGGTCAGATAGAGTTAACCCTAAACCCACAGctgcctggggagagagagatgggttgggGTCTATGGCCATGAGTTTAACACTACTACAgtaatgatcaaatcaaattgtattggtcacatacaaatatttagcagatgttattgtgggtgtagcgaaattcttgtgttCCTCGcgacaacagtgcagtagtatgaTAGCACTACAAATTTGGACCGTATTCTCAAACTGATTCAGTAAACATTTATTTCAGCCATATAGACTGACTGGGCTAGAGGCTGTTTAAAACACATCAAGCTGCTGAGTGAGAAATCTAAAATGACAGACAAGCTGCTGGGTATAGTTATATTGTCTCAGACATACAGGCCACATCTGAACACTGATATTGACCTCACAGTATAAATACCAGATACGGTTGGTGGAATGCAACAAACATTTTATTGGATTGTCAATAATGTCGATACCCAATTTTTGTGATGTTTGCTAAAGAGGTCCGTTTTGCGACAGTCGACCAGCCTATGTGAGTGTGTCTGACTGTCAGACTAACTGATGACCAGTGTTAGGGTAGTGTTGCTGGTAAAGTATGGACAGTCAGTAAGACTCACCGATGAGTGGGGGGTCTTCCATGGTGATGCCCTGAGATTTGAGATGCTTCTTGATGCAGGCTAGCCTCTGTACGTTGGGGCCCCAGCGACGGCCCAGCTTGTGTATGCGCTGCACCTGGGTCACAAAACGCATCTCATCGTTCAGTTTGCACTCTGGGCGCCAGTCAGCCGGGGGAACCACCCGACACAGTCCGCAGGGCTCCGCCCCCTCCCGCACAGAGTCCAGGTACACCAGGGGGTCCTGGAACTCCCGCTGGGTGGGACAGAACTCTGGTGCCTCACCCAACGCTGCCCAGCTCGCCCTGCTCCTCtccgccctctccctctctttatcccgCTCCTTCTCCCTTTCCCACTCCCTGTCAGGCCGGGGCTCTGCTGGTTTGTGAGGGGTATGCCCGGGGGTGTGGCCAGGCGACTCTGAGGTAGTTGAGCGGTTAagggtgtggttagggttagaggcagCCTGCGCCCGGTGCTGTGCTTGTCTGATGAACATCAACTTGCCGGCTGACGCTCGCTTGGGCCGCTGACGCCCTGGCTCTGGATTGGCTAGTggtgtggagggagggggtggggctagcagggaggggggaggagtggTTTCCATGACGATGTGTCCATTAGGGACCGAGGCCTTGCCCTGACACGCTTTCTTACTGCGTGTCTCCAGAGGGCTGGTCTGGTGCTTGGTCTTACCGTCCAGGGGGCTGCTCTGGTTCTGTTTGGTCTTCTTACGGTTGGGGTTAGTCTCCAGGACGACCAGCTTACCCTGGGAGTCAGCCACCGCCCCGATGGCAGCCACCGCCACCTCCAGCCTCCGCTTGGAGTTCCTCAGTCCCTCACGCCCCTGCCTGCCCACCTCCTGCTTGGCACAGAGGTGCCCGTTGAAGCGCACTCCGCCCCCGTTGGTCACCTTGTGCACCCCATTGGATAATAGCACCTGTTTGCTTGTTTTTGCTTTGCTATTCTGGGCTTTTCCTGAGTTGGAGAGGGGGAGTCGCTGGTGGCGCTGgaggtggttgtggtggtgattGTTGCTATGGGCTCTATGGGTAGC
The DNA window shown above is from Oncorhynchus mykiss isolate Arlee chromosome 18, USDA_OmykA_1.1, whole genome shotgun sequence and carries:
- the LOC110496365 gene encoding protein Jumonji isoform X2, which translates into the protein MSKERPKRNIIQKKYDDIDGIPWSEERDVRKVLYLSLKEFKTAQKRQLGDGIGDGTKYTNGSHARGQLNGSGQKGHNADGSRFQSTDGSSEYSEDGPAKKRPRLQAQRKFAQSQPNSPSTTPVKVSDTALPAPSAHIRDISRRKPKTEDFLTFLCLRGSSVLPSNMAYFGSSQDEDALDDEEEYEDVKPDVSVASTSCQSTPRKGKPQGKHAVNGHVLNGPSKAPRDSPKPRGKEWVQVRERSERAEARREQALSQLKATARGHTTNGLPHRRAAEELSKQVSKVNGVTRASQTGMHTAGAKKPKDFRLPSKTVNGLVTHTKGKREMVKKTKLNKRKHSTAATHRAHSNNHHHNHLQRHQRLPLSNSGKAQNSKAKTSKQVLLSNGVHKVTNGGGVRFNGHLCAKQEVGRQGREGLRNSKRRLEVAVAAIGAVADSQGKLVVLETNPNRKKTKQNQSSPLDGKTKHQTSPLETRSKKACQGKASVPNGHIVMETTPPPSLLAPPPPSTPLANPEPGRQRPKRASAGKLMFIRQAQHRAQAASNPNHTLNRSTTSESPGHTPGHTPHKPAEPRPDREWEREKERDKERERAERSRASWAALGEAPEFCPTQREFQDPLVYLDSVREGAEPCGLCRVVPPADWRPECKLNDEMRFVTQVQRIHKLGRRWGPNVQRLACIKKHLKSQGITMEDPPLIGGCEVDLARFFQLINDMGGMQQVMDLKKWSKLADLLRIPKSAQDRLAKLQESYLQYLLSYDSLSLEEHRRLEREVLQEKEGLERRRGPLEGHTERSLTLPRYEPKNGLAGSLVQHSNGQLCSRLKELDSQQLKVGRRRLFSQEKRNGEMTQQEEDEDEEKGVLSDQHKCIYKGKSVSLTNFFRIARNTMIMCFNKEPGAAEVEQEYWRIVEQRHCHVAVHYGKVDTNTHGSGFPVGKSEPFSKHGWNLTVLPNNSGSILRHLGAVPGVTIPWLNIGMVFSTSCWSRDQNRLPYIDYLHTGADCIWYSIPAEEKVKLDKVVHTLLQANGTPGLEMLEKNIMISPEVLCREGIKVHRTVQQSGQFVVCFPGTFVSKVCCGYSVSETVHFATPQWMNLGYEAAKDLKCRHIAKPFSMEKLLYQIATAESKRENGHILTTISALLKDLRNIEMRQRQELYEAGLLSSARYGTHDNSLLPGDGRKKPRKWLALESSERRCQTCQHLCYLSMVVQENENVVFCLECALRYVENHKSCRGLKMMYRYDEEQINSLVKQVCGKALGKTTEKWNGASPIKPPPKRGPRKRETVEVSLSRLSSSHLSPAAVT
- the LOC110496365 gene encoding protein Jumonji isoform X1; translated protein: MSKERPKRNIIQKKYDDIDGIPWSEERDVRKVLYLSLKEFKTAQKRQLGDGIGDGTKYTNGSHARGQLNGSGQKGHNADGSRFQSTDGSSEYSEDGPAKKRPRLQAQRKFAQSQPNSPSTTPVKVSDTALPAPSAHIRDISRRKPKTEDFLTFLCLRGYSSWPNEGSSVLPSNMAYFGSSQDEDALDDEEEYEDVKPDVSVASTSCQSTPRKGKPQGKHAVNGHVLNGPSKAPRDSPKPRGKEWVQVRERSERAEARREQALSQLKATARGHTTNGLPHRRAAEELSKQVSKVNGVTRASQTGMHTAGAKKPKDFRLPSKTVNGLVTHTKGKREMVKKTKLNKRKHSTAATHRAHSNNHHHNHLQRHQRLPLSNSGKAQNSKAKTSKQVLLSNGVHKVTNGGGVRFNGHLCAKQEVGRQGREGLRNSKRRLEVAVAAIGAVADSQGKLVVLETNPNRKKTKQNQSSPLDGKTKHQTSPLETRSKKACQGKASVPNGHIVMETTPPPSLLAPPPPSTPLANPEPGRQRPKRASAGKLMFIRQAQHRAQAASNPNHTLNRSTTSESPGHTPGHTPHKPAEPRPDREWEREKERDKERERAERSRASWAALGEAPEFCPTQREFQDPLVYLDSVREGAEPCGLCRVVPPADWRPECKLNDEMRFVTQVQRIHKLGRRWGPNVQRLACIKKHLKSQGITMEDPPLIGGCEVDLARFFQLINDMGGMQQVMDLKKWSKLADLLRIPKSAQDRLAKLQESYLQYLLSYDSLSLEEHRRLEREVLQEKEGLERRRGPLEGHTERSLTLPRYEPKNGLAGSLVQHSNGQLCSRLKELDSQQLKVGRRRLFSQEKRNGEMTQQEEDEDEEKGVLSDQHKCIYKGKSVSLTNFFRIARNTMIMCFNKEPGAAEVEQEYWRIVEQRHCHVAVHYGKVDTNTHGSGFPVGKSEPFSKHGWNLTVLPNNSGSILRHLGAVPGVTIPWLNIGMVFSTSCWSRDQNRLPYIDYLHTGADCIWYSIPAEEKVKLDKVVHTLLQANGTPGLEMLEKNIMISPEVLCREGIKVHRTVQQSGQFVVCFPGTFVSKVCCGYSVSETVHFATPQWMNLGYEAAKDLKCRHIAKPFSMEKLLYQIATAESKRENGHILTTISALLKDLRNIEMRQRQELYEAGLLSSARYGTHDNSLLPGDGRKKPRKWLALESSERRCQTCQHLCYLSMVVQENENVVFCLECALRYVENHKSCRGLKMMYRYDEEQINSLVKQVCGKALGKTTEKWNGASPIKPPPKRGPRKRETVEVSLSRLSSSHLSPAAVT